The following are encoded in a window of Panicum virgatum strain AP13 chromosome 5N, P.virgatum_v5, whole genome shotgun sequence genomic DNA:
- the LOC120672513 gene encoding pto-interacting protein 1-like isoform X2 produces MSCLACCGGEDTQRAPDSGGPYPGGYPARNDAYRTADPTPRGVQPVKVQPIAVPTIPVEEIREVTQGFGDEALVGEGSFGRVYYGILNNGRSAAIKKLDSSKQPEQEFLAQVSMVSRLKHDNVVELLGYCVDGNTRILAYEFATMGSLHDMLHGRKGVKGAQPGPVLSWTQRVKIAVGAAKGLEYLHEKAQPHIIHRDIKSSNVLLFDDDVSKIADFDLSNQAPDMAARLHSTRVLGTFGYHAPEYAMTGQLSSKSDVYSFGVVLLELLTGRKPVDHTLPRGQQSLVTWATPRLSEDKVRQCVDSRLGGEYPPKSVAKFAAVAALCVQYEADFRPNMSIVVKALQPLLNARASNNHG; encoded by the exons ATGTCATGTCTGGCATGTTGTGGCGGCGAAGACACTCAAAGAGCACCTGATAGTGGAGGTCCATACCCTGGTGGCTACCCAGCAA GGAATGATGCTTATCGCACTGCTGATCCAACTCCCAGAGGTGTTCAACCTGTGAAAGTGCAGCCAATTGCTGTCCCCACTATTCCTGTTGAAGAAATCCGGGAGGTCACACAGGGTTTTGGTGATGAAGCTTTGGTTGGTGAGGGTTCTTTTGGCAGAGTGTATTATGGTATACTGAATAATGGCAGAAGTGCGGCGATCAAAAAGTTAGATTCAAGTAAACAGCCAGAACAAGAATTTTTGGCACAG GTTTCCATGGTGTCAAGACTTAAGCATGACAATGTCGTGGAGTTGCTTGGTTACTGTGTTGATGGAAACACCCGTATCCTTGCTTATGAATTTGCTACTATGGGTTCTCTTCATGATATGCTTCACG GCCGGAAAGGTGTGAAAGGAGCTCAGCCAGGTCCAGTCCTGTCTTGGACACAACGAGTGAAAATTGCTGTTGGAGCAGCAAAAGGCCTTGAGTATCTTCATGAGAAAGCACAGCCTCATATAATACACAGGGACATCAAATCCAGCAATGTACTTCTGTTCGATGATGATGTATCTAAAATAGCTGATTTTGACTTGTCAAACCAAGCTCCTGATATGGCAGCTCGACTTCATTCAACTAGGGTTCTGGGAACATTTGGATATCATGCACCTGA GTATGCAATGACTGGACAACTTAGCTCTAAGAGTGACGTCTATAGTtttggagttgttcttctggaACTCCTGACTGGAAGAAAGCCTGTGGATCATACATTACCAAGGGGACAACAGAGTCTCGTGACATGG GCAACTCCACGGCTTAGTGAAGACAAAGTCAGGCAATGTGTCGATTCAAGACTTGGAGGGGAATATCCTCCTAAATCTGTTGCAAAG TTTGCAGCAGTTGCTGCATTGTGCGTGCAATATGAAGCTGATTTTCGACCAAACATGAGCATTGTGGTGAAGGCCCTCCAGCCCCTGCTGAATGCACGTGCATCCAACAACCATG GCTGA
- the LOC120672513 gene encoding pto-interacting protein 1-like isoform X1 — translation MSCLACCGGEDTQRAPDSGGPYPGGYPARNDAYRTADPTPRGVQPVKVQPIAVPTIPVEEIREVTQGFGDEALVGEGSFGRVYYGILNNGRSAAIKKLDSSKQPEQEFLAQVSMVSRLKHDNVVELLGYCVDGNTRILAYEFATMGSLHDMLHGRKGVKGAQPGPVLSWTQRVKIAVGAAKGLEYLHEKAQPHIIHRDIKSSNVLLFDDDVSKIADFDLSNQAPDMAARLHSTRVLGTFGYHAPEYAMTGQLSSKSDVYSFGVVLLELLTGRKPVDHTLPRGQQSLVTWATPRLSEDKVRQCVDSRLGGEYPPKSVAKFAAVAALCVQYEADFRPNMSIVVKALQPLLNARASNNHGEHSGS, via the exons ATGTCATGTCTGGCATGTTGTGGCGGCGAAGACACTCAAAGAGCACCTGATAGTGGAGGTCCATACCCTGGTGGCTACCCAGCAA GGAATGATGCTTATCGCACTGCTGATCCAACTCCCAGAGGTGTTCAACCTGTGAAAGTGCAGCCAATTGCTGTCCCCACTATTCCTGTTGAAGAAATCCGGGAGGTCACACAGGGTTTTGGTGATGAAGCTTTGGTTGGTGAGGGTTCTTTTGGCAGAGTGTATTATGGTATACTGAATAATGGCAGAAGTGCGGCGATCAAAAAGTTAGATTCAAGTAAACAGCCAGAACAAGAATTTTTGGCACAG GTTTCCATGGTGTCAAGACTTAAGCATGACAATGTCGTGGAGTTGCTTGGTTACTGTGTTGATGGAAACACCCGTATCCTTGCTTATGAATTTGCTACTATGGGTTCTCTTCATGATATGCTTCACG GCCGGAAAGGTGTGAAAGGAGCTCAGCCAGGTCCAGTCCTGTCTTGGACACAACGAGTGAAAATTGCTGTTGGAGCAGCAAAAGGCCTTGAGTATCTTCATGAGAAAGCACAGCCTCATATAATACACAGGGACATCAAATCCAGCAATGTACTTCTGTTCGATGATGATGTATCTAAAATAGCTGATTTTGACTTGTCAAACCAAGCTCCTGATATGGCAGCTCGACTTCATTCAACTAGGGTTCTGGGAACATTTGGATATCATGCACCTGA GTATGCAATGACTGGACAACTTAGCTCTAAGAGTGACGTCTATAGTtttggagttgttcttctggaACTCCTGACTGGAAGAAAGCCTGTGGATCATACATTACCAAGGGGACAACAGAGTCTCGTGACATGG GCAACTCCACGGCTTAGTGAAGACAAAGTCAGGCAATGTGTCGATTCAAGACTTGGAGGGGAATATCCTCCTAAATCTGTTGCAAAG TTTGCAGCAGTTGCTGCATTGTGCGTGCAATATGAAGCTGATTTTCGACCAAACATGAGCATTGTGGTGAAGGCCCTCCAGCCCCTGCTGAATGCACGTGCATCCAACAACCATGGTGAACACTCTGGATCATAA
- the LOC120672513 gene encoding pto-interacting protein 1-like isoform X3, translating into MSCLACCGGEDTQRAPDSGGPYPGGYPARNDAYRTADPTPRGVQPVKVQPIAVPTIPVEEIREVTQGFGDEALVGEGSFGRVYYGILNNGRSAAIKKLDSSKQPEQEFLAQVSMVSRLKHDNVVELLGYCVDGNTRILAYEFATMGSLHDMLHGRKGVKGAQPGPVLSWTQRVKIAVGAAKGLEYLHEKAQPHIIHRDIKSSNVLLFDDDVSKIADFDLSNQAPDMAARLHSTRVLGTFGYHAPEYAMTGQLSSKSDVYSFGVVLLELLTGRKPVDHTLPRGQQSLVTWATPRLSEDKVRQCVDSRLGGEYPPKSVAKSLPKGDYILCANDI; encoded by the exons ATGTCATGTCTGGCATGTTGTGGCGGCGAAGACACTCAAAGAGCACCTGATAGTGGAGGTCCATACCCTGGTGGCTACCCAGCAA GGAATGATGCTTATCGCACTGCTGATCCAACTCCCAGAGGTGTTCAACCTGTGAAAGTGCAGCCAATTGCTGTCCCCACTATTCCTGTTGAAGAAATCCGGGAGGTCACACAGGGTTTTGGTGATGAAGCTTTGGTTGGTGAGGGTTCTTTTGGCAGAGTGTATTATGGTATACTGAATAATGGCAGAAGTGCGGCGATCAAAAAGTTAGATTCAAGTAAACAGCCAGAACAAGAATTTTTGGCACAG GTTTCCATGGTGTCAAGACTTAAGCATGACAATGTCGTGGAGTTGCTTGGTTACTGTGTTGATGGAAACACCCGTATCCTTGCTTATGAATTTGCTACTATGGGTTCTCTTCATGATATGCTTCACG GCCGGAAAGGTGTGAAAGGAGCTCAGCCAGGTCCAGTCCTGTCTTGGACACAACGAGTGAAAATTGCTGTTGGAGCAGCAAAAGGCCTTGAGTATCTTCATGAGAAAGCACAGCCTCATATAATACACAGGGACATCAAATCCAGCAATGTACTTCTGTTCGATGATGATGTATCTAAAATAGCTGATTTTGACTTGTCAAACCAAGCTCCTGATATGGCAGCTCGACTTCATTCAACTAGGGTTCTGGGAACATTTGGATATCATGCACCTGA GTATGCAATGACTGGACAACTTAGCTCTAAGAGTGACGTCTATAGTtttggagttgttcttctggaACTCCTGACTGGAAGAAAGCCTGTGGATCATACATTACCAAGGGGACAACAGAGTCTCGTGACATGG GCAACTCCACGGCTTAGTGAAGACAAAGTCAGGCAATGTGTCGATTCAAGACTTGGAGGGGAATATCCTCCTAAATCTGTTGCAAAG TCTCTACCAAAGGGAGATTACATTCTTTGTGCCAATGATATCTGA
- the LOC120672512 gene encoding uncharacterized protein LOC120672512 yields MSETESAAADVAAVDVAADPESHLKRKSNDIGWQWGRLFDPNNYSKVKCLLCGHESSGGINRFKQHLACEGTGVLHCPKATPEIKQKCKEDLDRPRKKKRDKAQAEADLRGGVVIAGREGSEAESKAGSSSTSDGSAASSQKLGPMDRWARPIDPKATREEAKRQQNINEALWKERTHQVQQYVARWIYNHGIAFNAIDNDEFIEMVEAIGCFGPGFRPPSQHDLREKLLVEEHARMKSLLQEREEGKNKNGCSVMTDAWTDMKRSIMNVCTHTAEGASFMKSKEMSDVSHTSEVIFKIVDKAIDELGAENVVQVVTDNASNNMGAKTLMLEKRLNIFWSSCATHTINLMLQGIGNLPRFKKTVDQAKAFTIFVYGHHRTLACMRSFTKEKDIIRPGVTRFATNYLTLQSLMDKKDALRKMVVDAKWEEIPDVKSRKGKDATATMLSTPFWKSVALCLKVFEPLVRLLRLVDGDVKPSMGFLYGELIKGKKEVKEAFGNVEKNYKDVMAIVDKKMKNRLDSPLHVAAYMLNPYYSYKEASIFDDPNVMEKFMLCCETYFKGDEEKEYLAVNGDFDKFRTRQGSFGKKMARSCEKFEFSPASWWRLYGGGAPTLQHMATRILSLTASSSSCERNWSNFESIHTKRRNRLTTERLSMLVYVQFNARLLSKKEKISNKKTYEVLLSNDAAEAQGFLYEGGDDQALVVFKDPDDEGEGEVPGTGMSWAVLGEAIGANEQLQPRRSGRRAQPTREIHEEEFESESEDYEEEQIPFEDDEDEILGANSFED; encoded by the exons ATGTCTGAGACAGAGAGTGCTGCTGCTGATGTTGCTGCTGTTGATGTTGCTGCTGATCCTGAGAGTCATCTTAAGAGGAAATCAAATGATATTGGATGGCAGTGGGGAAGGCTATTTGATCCAAACAACTATAGTAAAGTGAAGTGCCTTCTTTGCGGCCATGAGAGCTCAGGAGGCATTAATCGATTCAAGCAGCACCTTGCATGTGAAGGGACTGGTGTTCTCCATTGCCCAAAAGCAACACCTGAAATCAAACAAAAGTGCAAAGAAGATCTTGATAGaccaagaaagaagaaaagagataAGGCGCAGGCAGAGGCAGATTTGAGAGGTGGTGTGGTGATTGCAGGAAGAGAAGGGTCAGAGGCTGAATCCAAGGCTGGAAGCTCAAGCACCTCTGATGGTTCTGCTGCTTCAAGTCAGAAGCTAGGTCCCATGGATAGATGGGCACGTCCTATTGATCCTAAAGCAACAAGAGAAGAAGCTAAGAGGCAGCAGAAtataaatgaagcgctttggaAGGAAAGGACACATCAAGTGCAGCAATATGTTGCGAGATGGATATACAATCATGGCATTGCATTTAATGCAATTGACAACGATGAGTTCATAGAAATGGTTGAGGCCATTGGCTGTTTTGGTCCTGGTTTTAGACCTCCTTCCCAACATGATCTTCGAGAGAAGTTGCTGGTAGAGGAGCATGCAAGGATGAAATCCTTGCTGCAGGAACGTGAAGAGGGAAAAAACAAAAATGGCTGTTCAGTCATGACTGATGCTTGGACAGATATGAAGAGGAGTATTATGAATGTGTGCACACATACAGCTGAGGGGGCAAGTTTCATGAAGTCCAAAGAGATGTCAGATGTGTCACATACAAGTGAAGTCATATTTAAAATAGTGGACAAAGCAATTGATGAATTAGGAGCAGAAAATGTGGTGCAAGTTGTGACAGATAATGCCTCCAACAACATGGGAGCAAAAACATTGATGTTAGAGAAGAGGCTAAACATTTTTTGGAGCTCTTGTGCAACTCACACAATCAATTTGATGCTCCAAGGCATTGGCAACCTGCCAAGGTTTAAGAAAACAGTTGACCAAGCAAAGGCATTCACTATTTTTGTGTATGGGCATCACCGAACCTTGGCATGCATGCGGTCTTTCACCAAGGAGAAGGATATCATAAGGCCAGGGGTGACCAGATTTGCCACCAACTACCTTACTTTGCAAAGTTTGATGGATAAAAAAGATGCACTAAGGAAGATGGTGGTTGATGCAAAGTGGGAGGAAATACCAGATGTGAAGTCAAGAAAGGGAAAGGATGCAACAGCCACTATGTTGAGTACTCCTTTCTGGAAGAGTGTAGCACTTTGCCTTAAGGTTTTTGAACCTTTGGTGAGACTACTTCGTTTGGTTGATGGGGATGTCAAGCCATCCATGGGTTTCCTGTATGGAGAGCTAATTAAGGGAAAGAAGGAGGTTAAGGAGGCCTTTGGCAATGTGGAGAAGAACTACAAGGATGTCATGGCTATTGTtgacaagaagatgaagaacaGACTTGATTCTCCCTTGCATGTTGCTGCATACATGCTGAATCCATACTACTCCTATAAAGAAGCTTCCATCTTTGATGATCCAAATGTTATGGAAAAGTTCATGCTTTGTTGTGAGACATACTTTAAAGGTGATGAAGAGAAAGAGTACTTGGCTGTGAATGGAGATTTTGACAAGTTTCGGACGAGGCAAGGTTCCTTTGGAAAGAAGATGGCAAGAAGCTgcgaaaaatttgaatttagtcCTG CATCTTGGTGGAGGCTCTATGGAGGTGGAGCACCAACTTTGCAGCATATGGCTACTAGAATCCTCTCATTGACAGCAAGCTCCTCCTCCTGTGAGAGGAATTGGAGCAACTTTGAATCT ATACATACCAAGAGAAGAAATAGACTAACAACAGAGCGCCTCAGTATGTTAGTCTATGTGCAATTCAATGCACGGTTGCTGTCCAAGAAGGAGAAAATCAGCAACAAGAAGACTTATGAAGTCCTCTTAAGCAATGATGCTGCTGAAGCACAAGGGTTTTTGTATGAGGGAGGGGATGACCAAGCTTTGGTTGTGTTTAAAGACCCAGATGACGAGGGTGAGGGTGAAGTTCCTGGAACTGGGATGTCATGGGCTGTTCTTGGAGAGGCAATTGGAGCAAACGAGCAGCTGCAACCTCGTAGGAGTGGAAGAAGGGCCCAGCCTACTAGAGAGATTCATGAGGAAGAGTTTGAATCTGAATCCGAAGACTATGAGGAAGAACAGATTCCTTTTgaggatgatgaagatgaaatcTTAGGAGCAAATTCCTTTGAGGATTGA